One part of the Dyadobacter sp. 676 genome encodes these proteins:
- a CDS encoding RNA polymerase sigma factor — MFRHFFGLAMGISVRYLPSHAIAQEAVNDSFLKIFEQLPRQLAGLHSFKAWMRALVVRTAIDYFRKERKNYQATSLDACHDSYTAADEVADGQSVEEILRLLDKLPPVWKVVFNLYEVEGYSHEEIGKMLDISTSSSRVYLARAKECLRKMITIQNGSH; from the coding sequence GTGTTCAGGCATTTTTTTGGTTTGGCAATGGGCATAAGCGTCCGGTACCTTCCCAGCCATGCTATCGCCCAGGAAGCCGTCAATGATTCCTTTCTCAAAATATTTGAACAATTGCCCCGGCAACTGGCGGGCCTGCATTCCTTTAAAGCATGGATGCGGGCGCTCGTCGTACGAACGGCCATCGACTATTTCAGGAAAGAACGAAAAAATTACCAGGCGACAAGCCTGGATGCCTGTCACGACAGCTACACTGCCGCGGACGAAGTCGCCGATGGCCAGTCGGTGGAAGAAATCCTGCGGCTCCTCGACAAGCTTCCGCCGGTGTGGAAGGTGGTTTTTAACCTGTACGAGGTGGAAGGTTACAGCCATGAAGAAATCGGAAAAATGTTGGATATCTCGACCTCGTCGTCGAGAGTATACCTCGCCAGGGCCAAGGAGTGCCTGCGAAAAATGATAACTATTCAAAACGGTAGCCACTAA
- a CDS encoding RNA polymerase sigma-70 factor produces MEKKEETYGHAHFFSSEEQSDENDKVLDSELLIHKAFEYDFSAGIETLFRWYYGPLCSHAVRYVSSKEIAEDIVSDVFCKLYLEKTVSHIKTSFRAYLFTWVRNRAFNYVKMEMGRNASIEYASALSIHQGEQPDDITQFEDLYHDIEQVINAMPQRRRKIYVMHRMEGKKYAEISGELDISVKTVKEHMYQATQQIREFLRKKWFPAMSAFLASVETLWNQI; encoded by the coding sequence ATGGAGAAAAAGGAGGAAACGTACGGACATGCGCATTTTTTTTCGTCGGAAGAACAATCTGATGAAAATGATAAAGTACTCGACTCCGAACTGCTGATCCACAAGGCGTTTGAATACGATTTCAGCGCAGGGATTGAAACGCTTTTCAGATGGTATTACGGGCCGCTATGCAGTCACGCTGTGCGGTATGTCTCCTCCAAAGAGATCGCCGAGGATATCGTTTCGGATGTGTTTTGTAAACTGTATCTCGAAAAAACGGTCAGTCACATCAAAACGTCTTTCCGCGCCTACCTCTTCACGTGGGTACGGAACCGTGCATTCAATTATGTAAAAATGGAAATGGGCAGAAACGCATCCATCGAATACGCTTCGGCCCTGTCGATCCATCAAGGGGAACAACCCGACGATATTACTCAATTTGAAGACTTGTACCATGACATCGAGCAGGTAATCAACGCCATGCCGCAGCGACGGAGAAAAATATACGTAATGCACCGGATGGAAGGGAAAAAATATGCCGAAATCTCCGGCGAGCTCGATATTTCGGTCAAAACCGTCAAAGAACATATGTATCAGGCGACACAGCAAATCAGGGAATTTCTGAGAAAAAAGTGGTTCCCAGCCATGTCCGCCTTCCTAGCCAGTGTGGAAACGCTATGGAATCAAATATAA
- a CDS encoding FecR domain-containing protein — protein sequence MESNITKEVIFSYLAGSCTALQKSLIDDWVKDEVNRELFFSWLYEWEKKNAQYQVDVEAGLDRHRAWVMSLGESEAVADFKPPVVGRLFPPRIVAAACGLLMTLLAGWLSQDVIRYKTYETDFGEIRKITLSDGSKVVVNANSTLRVPRFGFGNSKREVLLTGEASFDVVHTQNHTRFVVKTNKNMNVEVLGTEFDVYARSSGARVVLNTGKIQLHYSDGHNDQKLTLKPGDLVSMDRKGKMTMSHTAQPQNYSAWKYHRFVFEDESFRQICNRLEETFGTEIIIRDRALADKEISGSFTALDAEELLDLLSLAGDFSYISKDSRIIVSGDTPSVNDLETQKE from the coding sequence ATGGAATCAAATATAACAAAGGAGGTTATTTTCAGCTATCTCGCGGGAAGCTGCACGGCTCTACAAAAAAGCCTGATTGACGACTGGGTAAAAGACGAGGTGAACAGGGAGTTGTTTTTCAGCTGGCTTTACGAATGGGAAAAGAAAAACGCACAGTATCAGGTCGACGTCGAAGCGGGACTCGATCGTCACCGTGCATGGGTAATGTCGCTGGGTGAGTCCGAAGCTGTTGCCGATTTTAAACCGCCGGTGGTCGGGCGCCTCTTCCCTCCCCGAATTGTCGCCGCCGCCTGCGGACTATTGATGACATTGCTCGCAGGCTGGCTCTCACAGGATGTGATCCGGTATAAAACCTACGAAACGGATTTCGGAGAGATCAGGAAAATTACGCTTTCCGACGGCAGTAAGGTGGTTGTCAACGCGAACTCCACACTTCGGGTGCCCAGGTTCGGCTTCGGCAACAGCAAGCGCGAGGTTCTACTAACCGGCGAAGCCAGCTTTGATGTGGTACACACCCAAAACCATACCCGGTTCGTCGTCAAAACCAACAAAAACATGAATGTTGAGGTGTTGGGCACCGAGTTCGACGTATATGCCAGATCGTCCGGCGCACGGGTGGTGCTCAATACCGGTAAAATCCAGTTGCATTACTCCGACGGACATAATGATCAAAAGCTGACGTTAAAGCCGGGAGACCTGGTAAGCATGGACCGGAAGGGAAAAATGACCATGTCTCACACAGCACAGCCTCAGAACTATTCCGCATGGAAATACCACCGCTTTGTGTTTGAAGATGAGTCTTTCAGGCAAATATGCAACCGCCTGGAGGAAACGTTTGGGACCGAAATCATCATCAGGGACCGGGCCCTTGCAGACAAAGAGATATCCGGCTCGTTCACCGCCCTGGATGCGGAAGAGCTGCTTGATCTGCTGAGTCTGGCCGGTGATTTCAGCTACATCAGCAAGGACAGTCGGATTATCGTTTCCGGCGACACGCCATCTGTCAACGACCTTGAAACGCAAAAGGAATAG
- a CDS encoding TonB-dependent receptor, protein MKATIRLLVLSGISFNIPVPSTGQVVAKATAYVQVSLQDNPSTRSLKDVLQEFKTHYKVDILYFNSMVEQYQIPAREVVLSGNFEKNLQNILRPLGLDYKKGKSGGYVIIEKKSARNKGKSQPELPLRKTSSLAEPPESQQQGLTTGLPTPGQKKAADHVVKGKVVDDKGEGIPGVNVVLKGTQQGTTSDVQGNFELDVSETGAILVFSFVGYLSQEIPVDGRTFIDIVLKVDARALDEVVVVGYGEQSKKKLSTAISKVAAKDINGLPVANAGDALAGLAAGVQVQSASGGTPGAAPVIRIRGVGSLGASNDPLYVVDGYPLPNATQFARINVSDIQSIEILKDAASASIYGSRAANGVVIVTTKRGREEKVSFNLNAYTGVQNVYKKMKVMNKDQYLKYAKDARKAQNLQYPDVFDTPAGLADTDWQDQIFRTAPMSEIQLSARGGSKTLQFSVSGSYVSQKGTMVGTDYQLGTLRANLDAQLSKSVKMGVDFAPSFTRQSQQPAPGMNGPSAYVPVYAALLMPPVVAPRLANGDYGQNNVLPFTQYGFAETGIHNPRAVLDLYENRTNSFNVLNNLYLKWELSKGLSFRTQAGISVGTTQVDEYIPSTLGYTGSPFANLSNPRLEGISSQISNGRNVDWVWENTLSYAKTFGTAHNFSAMLLYSMQKYRLSTTSTRGRTGTFTNDLIHNPTAATDQIGSQAFGLNSFMSYAARINYDYQDKYLFSASVRTDGSSRFGPDNRFGIFQSYSAGWRLSQEAFMANQNLFSELKLRASYGETGNANIGDFTWMSGVSSANYSLNNARVPGVYQNGYLNRNLTWEKNRQVDIGLEASFLKDRIYVSIDFYNKLTHGMLFAKELPAIVGYASTFQTNIGELRNRGVEVDINSRNTTGAVQWTTNFNISYNRSKVLGLGGRQSLNANPGTGGWPNVYRIEVGQPLGNMNGFIIDGIFKTQEELNANAKWPGSGIGDYKIRDVNGDGNIDENDRALLGNGLPDFIYGMTNTVAYKNFDLSLIVQGVSGNNIINGASRHTELWAGRFNAIADMADNYFDPANPERNVKYARVGNRSGFSTAGQLHSYAVFNGSFLRVRNLTLGYSLAPEAAKKVLLQSARIYLTAQNLFTLSKYPGFNPEPSQYGSSVYQPGSDQGTYPANRSFMLGINIGF, encoded by the coding sequence ATGAAGGCTACCATACGACTTCTTGTTTTATCCGGTATCAGCTTTAACATTCCTGTGCCGTCAACCGGCCAGGTCGTGGCGAAGGCTACCGCCTATGTGCAGGTTTCGTTGCAGGACAACCCTTCGACACGTAGTCTGAAGGATGTATTGCAGGAATTTAAAACGCATTACAAAGTCGACATTCTCTATTTCAACTCGATGGTCGAGCAATATCAGATCCCGGCCCGCGAAGTGGTATTGTCAGGTAATTTTGAAAAAAATCTTCAAAATATTCTCCGTCCATTGGGCCTGGATTATAAAAAGGGAAAAAGCGGAGGCTATGTCATTATCGAAAAGAAGTCTGCCCGGAATAAAGGAAAGAGCCAGCCGGAACTGCCGCTAAGAAAGACCAGCAGCTTGGCCGAACCCCCTGAGTCGCAGCAGCAGGGATTAACCACCGGTTTGCCGACTCCCGGGCAAAAGAAAGCGGCAGATCATGTAGTCAAGGGAAAAGTAGTCGACGACAAGGGCGAGGGTATACCGGGTGTCAACGTCGTATTAAAAGGTACCCAGCAGGGGACCACGTCCGATGTGCAAGGCAATTTTGAGCTCGATGTTTCCGAGACCGGCGCTATTCTCGTGTTTTCGTTTGTCGGATATCTGTCGCAGGAAATACCGGTCGATGGCAGAACATTTATCGATATCGTTTTGAAAGTCGATGCACGGGCCCTCGACGAAGTTGTGGTGGTTGGTTACGGCGAGCAGTCGAAAAAGAAGCTCTCGACGGCGATCAGCAAGGTGGCGGCCAAAGATATCAACGGACTACCCGTAGCCAATGCGGGTGACGCACTGGCGGGCCTGGCCGCCGGCGTACAGGTGCAGTCGGCCTCGGGCGGAACGCCCGGTGCGGCGCCGGTTATCCGTATACGCGGGGTGGGTTCGCTTGGTGCCTCCAACGATCCCCTGTATGTGGTGGACGGATATCCCCTGCCCAATGCGACACAATTTGCCCGGATCAATGTTTCCGATATCCAGTCGATCGAGATTCTTAAGGACGCAGCGTCGGCTTCGATTTATGGATCCCGCGCAGCCAACGGCGTGGTGATCGTCACAACGAAACGTGGCCGGGAAGAAAAGGTGAGCTTCAATTTGAACGCTTATACCGGCGTCCAGAATGTGTACAAGAAGATGAAGGTAATGAACAAAGACCAGTATCTTAAATACGCAAAAGACGCCCGCAAAGCACAAAACCTTCAATATCCGGACGTGTTTGACACGCCCGCCGGACTGGCCGATACCGATTGGCAGGATCAGATATTTCGCACGGCACCCATGTCCGAGATACAGCTGAGCGCGCGTGGTGGTTCAAAAACGCTGCAGTTCTCCGTTTCCGGTAGCTATGTTTCCCAGAAAGGCACGATGGTTGGCACCGACTACCAGCTGGGTACATTGCGCGCTAATTTGGATGCGCAGCTTTCCAAATCGGTTAAGATGGGGGTCGACTTTGCGCCCTCCTTTACACGACAATCGCAACAGCCCGCTCCGGGCATGAACGGTCCGTCGGCGTATGTTCCGGTTTATGCGGCATTGCTCATGCCACCCGTGGTGGCACCCAGGCTAGCCAACGGGGATTATGGCCAAAACAACGTGCTCCCCTTTACGCAATACGGATTTGCGGAAACCGGGATCCACAATCCACGGGCAGTGCTCGACCTGTATGAAAACAGGACGAATTCATTCAATGTACTTAACAACCTCTACCTGAAATGGGAGCTGTCGAAAGGGCTCTCGTTCAGAACCCAGGCGGGCATTTCGGTGGGGACTACCCAGGTCGACGAATACATTCCATCGACACTGGGCTATACCGGATCGCCATTCGCGAACCTTTCCAATCCAAGACTGGAAGGCATATCCAGCCAGATCAGCAACGGTCGCAACGTCGACTGGGTATGGGAAAACACGTTAAGCTATGCGAAGACATTCGGTACCGCCCACAACTTTTCGGCAATGCTGCTCTACTCAATGCAAAAGTATCGGTTATCGACTACGTCGACCCGCGGCCGGACCGGAACATTCACCAACGACCTGATCCATAACCCAACCGCCGCTACCGACCAGATCGGTTCCCAGGCATTCGGGCTGAATAGCTTCATGTCCTATGCAGCAAGGATCAACTACGACTATCAGGACAAATACCTCTTCTCTGCATCGGTTCGGACGGATGGGTCGTCCCGGTTTGGTCCGGACAACAGGTTTGGAATTTTTCAGTCCTATTCGGCCGGCTGGCGGTTATCGCAGGAAGCCTTCATGGCCAATCAAAACCTGTTCAGCGAGCTGAAATTACGCGCCAGCTACGGAGAGACCGGCAATGCGAACATCGGAGACTTTACGTGGATGAGCGGAGTGAGCTCGGCCAATTACAGCCTCAACAACGCGAGGGTGCCGGGCGTGTATCAGAACGGCTATCTGAACAGAAACCTTACCTGGGAAAAAAACCGACAGGTAGACATCGGCCTCGAGGCATCGTTCTTGAAGGACAGAATCTACGTCTCGATTGATTTTTACAACAAACTGACACACGGCATGCTGTTTGCCAAGGAGCTTCCGGCAATTGTCGGGTACGCCTCCACATTCCAGACCAACATCGGAGAGCTGCGCAATCGCGGTGTGGAGGTCGACATCAATAGCCGCAACACCACCGGAGCGGTGCAATGGACGACCAATTTCAATATCAGCTACAACAGGTCGAAAGTGCTCGGTCTGGGTGGCCGACAATCCCTCAATGCCAATCCGGGTACCGGAGGCTGGCCCAATGTGTACCGGATCGAAGTAGGTCAACCACTCGGCAACATGAACGGCTTTATCATTGATGGTATATTCAAAACACAGGAGGAACTTAATGCGAATGCAAAATGGCCTGGCTCGGGTATAGGCGACTACAAAATCAGGGATGTGAACGGTGATGGCAACATCGACGAGAACGACCGCGCGCTTCTCGGCAACGGTCTGCCGGACTTCATTTACGGCATGACCAACACGGTAGCTTACAAGAATTTCGATTTGAGCCTGATCGTGCAGGGCGTATCGGGCAACAACATTATCAATGGCGCCAGCAGGCATACCGAGCTTTGGGCAGGGCGCTTCAACGCGATCGCCGATATGGCCGACAACTATTTTGATCCTGCTAACCCGGAAAGAAACGTCAAATACGCGCGTGTGGGTAACCGTTCCGGATTCAGCACCGCCGGCCAGCTACATTCCTATGCGGTCTTCAATGGCTCTTTTCTACGCGTCCGCAATCTGACGCTCGGATACTCTCTCGCCCCGGAAGCGGCAAAGAAGGTGCTCTTGCAGTCGGCCAGGATTTATTTGACCGCGCAGAACCTGTTCACGCTTTCCAAATATCCCGGCTTCAACCCCGAACCCAGCCAATACGGCTCCTCGGTTTACCAGCCGGGATCGGACCAGGGGACGTATCCTGCCAACAGAAGCTTTATGCTCGGGATTAATATAGGTTTCTAA
- a CDS encoding RagB/SusD family nutrient uptake outer membrane protein, which translates to MKTRYRILFAALALLQAGCSDFVDLNPPTIVRQDQYFKTQADFAAAVNGLYSGLRGYYANFYLFAEIPSDNSEVNGYNLANADLDQLTWLTNTASIQTLWLSSYSTIARANIILDRIDAVPMDATIKEQFKGEARFVRALMYFNLVQFFGEVPLPLREITTEDEAYAYTRESTGKVYQQIQLDLQDAIKALPPGYDAANKGKATKGAAMGLLGKVYITNKQFAEGAAILKTLIESNNYTLLEKYEDVFRVDNSFNNEILFNVHYLGNGNSEGSNFSIAFAPFGSGTEITSGGNPAGSNQGTLDLFNAFETGDNRKNVSIARYPSSGDLYTRKFLDKPIANNEGNNDWPVLRYADVLLLYAEALNETGSSSEAVQPLNQVRKRAGLTGLTVASQAQLRELIQKERRVELCFEGHRWLDLLRTRQMLPVMTRYKENYKGKAYLVEYYEVDERKYRFPIPFRERSLNPALTQNEGYN; encoded by the coding sequence ATGAAAACTCGCTATAGAATCCTCTTCGCCGCCCTGGCGCTGCTGCAAGCTGGGTGCTCCGACTTTGTAGACCTGAACCCGCCAACCATCGTGCGCCAGGACCAGTACTTTAAAACGCAGGCTGATTTCGCTGCGGCCGTAAATGGGCTGTATTCGGGGCTGAGGGGTTATTATGCAAATTTTTATTTGTTTGCCGAGATCCCTTCGGACAACTCCGAAGTGAATGGGTACAACCTCGCCAACGCGGACCTCGACCAGCTTACCTGGCTCACCAATACGGCAAGTATCCAAACGCTCTGGCTAAGCTCTTACAGCACCATCGCGCGCGCCAACATTATCCTCGACCGGATAGATGCGGTCCCGATGGATGCGACCATCAAAGAGCAATTCAAGGGAGAAGCCAGGTTTGTGAGAGCACTTATGTATTTCAACCTGGTTCAATTCTTCGGCGAGGTGCCACTTCCGCTCAGAGAAATTACGACCGAAGATGAGGCCTACGCATACACCCGCGAAAGCACCGGGAAAGTCTATCAGCAAATCCAGCTGGACTTGCAGGACGCAATCAAGGCCTTGCCCCCCGGTTACGACGCGGCTAATAAAGGCAAGGCGACCAAAGGCGCTGCCATGGGGCTCCTGGGCAAGGTATACATCACAAACAAACAGTTTGCCGAAGGGGCAGCCATACTGAAAACACTGATCGAATCCAACAATTATACTTTACTGGAAAAATACGAGGATGTGTTCCGGGTAGACAATAGCTTCAATAACGAGATCCTTTTCAATGTTCATTACCTCGGCAACGGGAATAGCGAGGGCAGCAATTTTTCGATCGCGTTTGCACCGTTTGGCTCTGGCACTGAAATTACCAGCGGGGGAAATCCCGCCGGTTCCAACCAGGGGACGCTTGACCTTTTCAATGCCTTTGAAACCGGCGATAACAGGAAGAATGTGTCGATCGCCCGTTATCCTTCATCAGGCGACCTGTATACGCGTAAATTCCTCGACAAGCCCATCGCCAACAACGAGGGCAATAATGACTGGCCGGTGCTGCGCTACGCCGACGTGCTCTTGCTTTACGCAGAAGCGCTAAACGAAACGGGTTCTTCTTCGGAGGCCGTTCAGCCGCTCAATCAGGTGAGAAAACGGGCGGGACTTACAGGACTTACAGTCGCCTCTCAGGCGCAATTGCGGGAGTTGATCCAGAAAGAACGCCGCGTAGAGTTGTGCTTCGAAGGCCACCGCTGGCTGGATCTGCTCAGAACACGCCAAATGCTCCCGGTCATGACCCGGTACAAGGAGAATTACAAAGGGAAAGCATACCTGGTAGAATATTATGAGGTGGACGAAAGAAAGTACCGCTTTCCTATCCCATTCAGGGAAAGAAGCCTCAATCCGGCACTCACTCAAAATGAGGGTTACAACTAG
- a CDS encoding glycosyl hydrolase family 28 protein — translation MRIFLTPLLTLLIIRSLSAAGPGPAVTPNQFKKGSDSDRIDAAIKAAQKTSGVVVIPAMNANGSRIWKIDRAILLPNDITVMLDNCTIQLSDSCRDNMFRSDNVGIGITDPVWSKNIHIIGIGEVYLKGAENPRATGDGARRLALDPEAEIKKGNWRISYGSDAGDPAQKQTGDWRNIMILIAKVENFSLKNVNIQNSHAWAVSFERTRQAKLSDIHIHNPEEITVRGKKVKVFNKDGIDLRQGCKNFTINNISGFTGDDFIALSSLDVRGALHDSNGSITSTMVTTSRWNGPQDDTEQIFITNVNCESICRGIAIRASDSAGIHHVYIQGLISREVPGQGGKHNAVLIGGKGYGAPSQPGKINHIQVMNVMSTGHSPFMIEAPVADCHFMNAIYEGRDKELIHYAMDKSTMRNITETNLKKVGN, via the coding sequence ATGCGAATTTTCCTGACGCCCCTACTCACTTTGCTGATCATCCGTTCGCTTTCAGCCGCAGGGCCCGGACCGGCTGTTACACCGAACCAGTTTAAAAAGGGTTCGGATAGCGACCGCATCGACGCGGCAATCAAAGCCGCACAGAAAACATCCGGCGTAGTGGTAATCCCGGCAATGAATGCGAATGGCTCGCGTATATGGAAGATCGACAGGGCCATTCTTTTACCCAATGATATCACGGTCATGCTCGACAACTGCACGATTCAGCTTTCCGACTCATGCAGAGACAACATGTTTCGCAGCGACAATGTCGGTATCGGCATAACAGACCCCGTGTGGAGCAAAAACATCCATATCATCGGAATTGGCGAGGTTTACCTTAAAGGTGCGGAAAACCCGCGGGCCACGGGAGATGGCGCGCGCCGGCTGGCACTAGATCCCGAAGCGGAAATCAAAAAGGGCAACTGGCGGATAAGCTATGGCAGCGATGCCGGCGACCCCGCCCAAAAGCAAACCGGCGACTGGCGCAACATCATGATCCTGATTGCCAAAGTCGAGAACTTCTCCCTGAAGAATGTGAATATACAGAATTCTCATGCCTGGGCGGTTAGCTTTGAGCGGACGAGGCAAGCCAAACTTTCCGATATCCACATTCACAATCCGGAGGAAATTACCGTCCGGGGCAAGAAAGTGAAGGTTTTCAATAAAGACGGCATCGATCTCCGGCAGGGATGCAAAAATTTCACGATCAATAACATTTCGGGCTTTACTGGAGACGATTTTATCGCCCTGTCGAGCCTGGATGTCCGCGGCGCTTTGCACGATTCCAACGGGAGCATTACTTCCACAATGGTTACGACCAGCCGTTGGAACGGACCGCAGGACGACACTGAGCAGATTTTCATCACCAATGTCAACTGCGAGTCGATCTGCCGAGGAATCGCGATACGGGCCAGCGACAGCGCTGGTATCCATCACGTCTACATTCAGGGCCTGATCTCACGGGAGGTGCCCGGGCAAGGCGGAAAGCACAATGCAGTACTCATCGGCGGCAAGGGTTATGGAGCACCCTCGCAGCCCGGCAAAATCAACCACATCCAGGTAATGAATGTGATGTCCACCGGCCATTCCCCGTTCATGATCGAAGCACCTGTTGCCGATTGCCACTTTATGAACGCTATCTACGAAGGTCGCGATAAAGAATTGATCCATTATGCCATGGATAAAAGCACAATGAGGAACATAACGGAAACAAACCTGAAAAAGGTCGGAAATTAA
- a CDS encoding SDR family oxidoreductase, whose amino-acid sequence MPNAVPRIRSGWNSSARPCGLTVAGGQQEVLGAMIQSVPVGRLGRPEEIASTVVWLWSDAASLVVGHTLVVDGGYSIQ is encoded by the coding sequence TTGCCTAATGCAGTCCCCCGGATCAGGTCGGGATGGAATAGCAGCGCACGGCCTTGCGGCTTAACGGTTGCCGGCGGGCAGCAAGAGGTGCTCGGCGCCATGATACAATCCGTTCCGGTAGGGCGGCTGGGACGTCCCGAGGAAATTGCGAGCACCGTTGTATGGCTGTGGAGCGATGCCGCCAGTCTGGTGGTAGGACATACATTGGTTGTAGATGGCGGTTATAGTATTCAATAG
- a CDS encoding DUF2255 family protein — MNTTDNRFSAEELKKIDQADDLKISPLRSDGVTFGTPTWIWAVVVDGDLYVRAYNGKNSSWYQSAVQRKAGRIHAAGMVEDVIFENVPSDLDNAIDEAYKAKYSSSPYLPPMISEGPKRATIRIRRE; from the coding sequence ATGAATACGACAGACAATAGGTTCTCAGCCGAAGAACTGAAAAAAATCGATCAGGCCGACGACCTTAAAATCTCTCCGTTACGGAGTGACGGCGTGACCTTTGGCACACCCACCTGGATATGGGCCGTCGTTGTCGACGGTGACCTTTATGTGCGCGCCTACAATGGGAAGAACAGCAGTTGGTACCAGTCGGCTGTGCAGCGAAAAGCGGGTCGCATACACGCGGCCGGAATGGTGGAAGATGTGATTTTCGAAAACGTTCCCAGCGATCTGGACAATGCCATCGACGAGGCTTATAAAGCAAAATACAGCAGCAGCCCCTATTTACCGCCGATGATAAGCGAAGGACCTAAACGGGCGACGATCAGGATTCGGAGGGAATAA
- a CDS encoding epoxide hydrolase family protein, which translates to MQAFQVNISQQIVGDLHARLRNTRWPDSLYEPGWQLGTDITYLKEITDYWQNTFDWGKQQEKLNELPHFTTEIDGTNIHFIHQKGKGPKPVPLLLCHGWPDSFLRFRKLMPLLTDPVAYGGDPGDAFDVIIPSLPGFGFSDRPAEKKSFIAWTARLLHQLMTQTLGYTRYAAHGGDVGSGVVERLGMTVPDSLIGIHLLDIPYRHLFTIQPDDLDIQEKQYLEAGRNWQFTEGGYAIEQSTKPQSLAYGLNDSPVGLAAWILEKFHRWSDCAGNLENSFTKDELLCNITLYWVTQTIRSSFSPYFDQDQAPARMEEKISVPTGVAIFPKDIIPAPRSFADRFYNVVRWSEMPRGGHFSAWEEPGLLAAELREYLRPLRAA; encoded by the coding sequence ATGCAAGCTTTTCAAGTCAATATTTCGCAGCAAATCGTCGGGGATTTGCATGCCCGCCTTCGCAATACACGCTGGCCCGACAGTCTGTACGAACCCGGCTGGCAGCTGGGGACCGATATTACTTACCTGAAAGAAATCACCGACTATTGGCAAAATACGTTCGACTGGGGAAAGCAGCAGGAGAAATTAAATGAGCTGCCGCATTTCACCACCGAGATCGATGGGACCAACATCCATTTCATTCATCAGAAAGGAAAAGGGCCCAAACCGGTCCCATTGTTATTGTGTCACGGCTGGCCGGATTCATTTCTCCGTTTCCGGAAACTGATGCCGCTGCTGACCGATCCGGTCGCATACGGCGGCGATCCGGGCGACGCATTCGATGTTATCATCCCCAGTTTGCCGGGCTTTGGTTTTTCGGACAGACCTGCTGAAAAGAAATCTTTCATTGCATGGACCGCCCGCCTGCTGCATCAGTTGATGACACAAACCCTGGGCTACACACGCTATGCGGCCCACGGAGGAGACGTCGGCAGCGGTGTAGTCGAACGCCTGGGAATGACCGTACCCGATTCGCTGATCGGTATTCACTTGCTGGACATTCCTTACCGGCATCTTTTTACCATACAGCCCGACGATCTGGATATCCAGGAAAAGCAATATCTGGAAGCAGGCCGAAACTGGCAATTCACCGAAGGAGGCTATGCGATTGAGCAATCCACCAAACCACAATCCCTCGCTTACGGCCTGAATGACTCTCCGGTTGGCCTGGCGGCCTGGATACTGGAAAAATTTCACCGGTGGAGCGATTGCGCCGGTAATCTGGAAAACAGCTTCACAAAGGACGAGCTGTTATGCAATATTACCCTCTATTGGGTGACCCAAACGATCCGATCGTCGTTCTCTCCTTATTTTGATCAGGACCAGGCCCCCGCCCGGATGGAGGAAAAAATCAGCGTCCCGACCGGCGTAGCCATATTCCCGAAAGATATCATTCCTGCTCCGAGAAGTTTTGCCGATAGATTTTATAACGTCGTACGCTGGTCCGAAATGCCGAGGGGAGGTCATTTCTCCGCCTGGGAAGAACCCGGGTTACTGGCTGCCGAACTTCGGGAATACCTCCGTCCGCTACGGGCTGCGTGA